A genomic segment from Thamnophis elegans isolate rThaEle1 chromosome 3, rThaEle1.pri, whole genome shotgun sequence encodes:
- the OPN5 gene encoding opsin-5, with amino-acid sequence MTGMHSRQNASSQDINLPHHQADGDPFASKLSKEADIIAGIYLLIIGILSTLGNGYVIYISIQRKRKLKPAEIMTVNLAVCDLGISVAGKPFSIIAFFSHRWIFGWSGCRWYGWAGFFFGVGSLITMTAVSLDRYFKICYLAYGIWLKRHHAFICLGIIWSYAAFWATIPFAGLGNYAPEPFGTSCTLDWWLAQGSVAGQAFILNILFFCLVFPTAVIVFSYIKIIAKVKSSSKDVAHYDSRNQNSHEIEIKLTKVAMLICAGFLIAWIPYAVVSVWSAFGKPDSVPIKVSVVPTLLAKSAAMYNPVIYQVINCKSACCQPEALRPLRKKNLKKSRLYVVSTEKSEVMTETQLDVA; translated from the exons ATGACTGGAATGCACTCAAGGCAAAATGCTTCATCCCAAGATATTAATCTTCCTCACCACCAGGCAGATGGAGACCCTTTTGCATCAAAACTCTCAAAGGAAGCTGACATAATAGctggaatttatttattaataatag GGATCCTGTCCACTTTAGGCAACGGatatgttatttatatatctatacaaCGGAAAAGGAAGCTTAAGCCAGCAGAGATCATGACGGTAAATCTAGCAGTCTGTGACTTGGGAATTTCAG tgGCAGGAAAGCCATTTAGTATCATTGCCTTCTTCTCCCATCGTTGGATCTTTGGTTGGAGTGGCTGCCGCTGGTATGGATGGGCTGGCTTCTTCTTTGGAGTTGGAAGTCTCATTACCATGACTGCAGTCAGCTTGGATCGGTATTTCAAAATATGCTATTTAGCTTATG GAATCTGGTTGAAGAGACACCATGCTTTTATATGCCTAGGGATTATCTGGTCTTATGCTGCCTTCTGGGCCACGATTCCCTTTGCTGGCTTGGGGAACTATGCTCCTGAGCCCTTCGGCACATCCTGCACCTTGGACTGGTGGCTGGCTCAAGGTTCAGTGGCAGGGCAGGCGTTCATTCTCAACATCCTTTTCTTCTGCCTTGTATTCCCAACTGCTGTGATCGTGTTTTCctatattaaaataatagcaaaggTCAAGTCATCCAGCAAGGATGTAGCTCATTATGACAGCAGGAATCAGAATAGccatgaaatagaaataaaactaaCTAAG GTGGCGATGTTGATCTGTGCAGGATTTCTAATTGCTTGGATCCCATATGCAGTTGTATCAGTATGGTCAGCTTTTGGAAAACCAGATTCGGTTCCCATAAAAGTTTCGGTGGTGCCTACTTTGCTTGCTAAATCAGCAGCCATGTACAATCCTGTTATTTACCAAGTCATCAACTGCAAATCAGCCTGTTGTCAGCCAGAGGCTCTTAGGCCACTGCGGAAGAAAAACTTGAAGAAATCCAG GCTCTATGTAGTCTCTACGGAAAAGTCTGAAGTAATGACTGAAACTCAACTGGATGTTGCCTGA